The genomic region GGTTTCGGGCTTGAGGGCCACGCTGACAACATACTGGTAAAAGCAAGGCTTGATACGGGCGAAGCGCTCCCGCGCCTTCCACACATCATGGTCGCGGCGCAGGGCACGAAGGATGGCTTTGGCTTCGTTCCACACGGCTACCGCCCGCTCGTCCACCTGCACGAAGACATCCCACTTGTAGGGTTGTTGCTCAATCAGACAGAACTGGCTGAGATACGCCCCCGGTGCCTCTTTAGCCTTAAGCACGCAGGCTTTGTCTTTCTCGCCGTCAAAGCGCAACGTGCACACGGCCTCCCACAGGGCGTCGGCTACATCCCATGGAATACCTGTTTCCCACACATCCAGGAAGTAATCCCGCAGTAGGTCAAGAAACTCCGGCTCCCGCAGATGGGTATGCCCCTCCAGATGAGTTTGCGTACGGGCCAACAGTACAGGGTCGTAAATCCGGTGCGCGTAGGAGCAATCTTTGTCGTCTATCCAGTGCACTATGTGAAATTGCCCCCGTCGGCCTGCACGCAGGTTACGGTTACATCGCCCCGCGGCCTGCACCAGCGAATCCAAGGGAGCCAAGTCTCGATAGATGACATCAAAGTCCACATCCACTCCGGCTTCCAAAAGTTGCGTGGAGACCGCAAAGCGGTAGCGCCCGGCTTTGAGAGCGCGGATACGCTCCAGGCGTTCCTTAGGCGTCACGCCGGTGGAAAGAAAAGCGACATCCTCGTCTAAAGCATCTTCCAACAAGCTGTGTAATTCCTGAGCCGCGGCGATGGAGTTGACCATGAAGAGGTAGGACTTCCCTCGCTCGGGCACGAAATCGGCCACGAAATCTTCTAGAGTCCGGCGTTCCAGATGAATATGCACATCCAGTCGGTCCAGAACCGAAAAATAAGCGTGAGGATTGGGCACCAATTCGTGAGCATCTTCCAACAAATAGGGTTGGGTCGCGGTCATGAGGATGACATACGCCCCGAGACGTTCTGCGGCCTCGGTCAACAGATTACGCACCAAAGGCCAATACACCGCGGGCAAAGCCTGCACCTCGTCCAGGAGCAGGATAGCATGGTGCAATTTGTTCACCCGCCGCGCCGCAGCGTTGCGCCAGGCCAACAAAGTGTTGAAAAGCTGCACAAAGGTTGTCACCACGATTTCAGAGTGCCAGCCCTCAGTAAGAAGCCGGGAGGCCGCATAGTCCAATTCGCGCACGGCTTCTTCGATTTTATCTGCATCCTTGTTTTGCACCCGATACTGCACATCGGCCAAGTGGTGATGCTTGATAAGCAGGCGATTTTCCACCAGGCCTTTGCCGCGATCTTCCGGGTCGCAGGGGTCGGGAGAAGACGCGGAAGGTGCTTCCCCTTCTGTGAGCCCCAAAGCCACAGCCAGCACCTGCTCCAGAATGTCTGCGTTTTGGTCAATAATAGAAAGGAAAGGCAACGCGTAGATGATACGAGGCGCCTGTCCAGTTTTTTCGCGCACCAAGTCGCGCAATTTCAAAGCCGTAGCCATACCAGTCAGTGTCTTGCCCATCCCCGTGGGCAAAGTTATGGTGTACAGATGATGGTCTGGGGAACGGAGTCCGGCCAGCACTTCACGGTACGCCTGCTCCCGCATTGCGTTGAGCCCCTCCACCGAAGGCGGACCGAAAACCCGCGCCTTGTAGCAATCTACTGCATCCGAAGGTACATCCCCCCGTGAGGGCAGGTACCCTTTAGCCCCGGCTTCTAACTTATCTGCGTCCAACAATGCAGAGAAGCCGGTCAGGAAAGCCCAATAGCCCTCCGCGTCCTGGGTTTCCCTCTTCCAACCACGCCACCGTCTTCGCCAGGTGCGGAAAAGGGTTGAGGCTTCATCCCCGAGCCAAGATTGGAATGCTTCGGGGGAAAAGGTCAGGACAGCCTGGATCTCCTCAGGCAGGTCTAGCGCGGCCAGATAGGCATTGGTCTTGTCCGCAGGAATAGCCTGGATTTGGGCTTCCAGCACTTCCCGCTCAGCTTCGTCGGGAGGGTGCAGTTCGTCAGCTACGTTCTTCAGACTTGTGTGGTGGCGCAGGACGGCCAGGTAGGCGAAAAGGAGCGGGAGCCAATGGCCCTCGGCTTCCTCGCCCAACCACGCGGTGGCGCGGTGCAGGAAGAACAGGGCCGAAAGCCGCGCGTGTCGGGTAAAGGCGTCCTTGCGCCGCTCCCCCTGCAAAGCCTCCTGGAAAAACATTGTTGCCTTGCCAAAGTCGTGCAGGGCGACGGCCATTTCCAGCAGGCTGCGCCGGCGCGCATCTTGCCACCACGCCGGCGCAGCTTCGTTCAGTAAGGCACGGGCCAGAGCCAGCACCCGGTTGCTGTGGTCTTCTAACGGGATGCCGGGATGCGAGTAGAGGCCGGAGGCCATAGGTACACCACCTCCTCACTGTCCAATTGATACACGGGCTCTTTCACCGTGACTCGAACCGGCCGACCACCCATGTCCAGCACTACATCCTGGTAGAGCAAGGGCGTGCGGTCTGGGGCTAAGTAGATGGCTACCCGTTCCTTGGCGAGTTTGATGCCGGGGTGCAGGGCTTCTTGCAAGCCATGTTCAGCATCCAAGACCTCTGCAGGAAAGACCGTACTCAGGTCGTAGGTTCCCGGTGGAAGTTGTCGAGCGGTATATGTACCCACGTAGGCAAAATCGGCCAGCAACTCCGAAAGGCCCAGAGAAACGGTATAGTGGGTGCGGTGCTCCTGAAGCAAGGCTGCCAATTCATCCAGGAGTACGGCGTCACCACCCACATAGAGGCGGAAACGAGGCGCTTTCAGATACTCGTACTTGACCTGGGTGCGCAACGTCTTGTTCTGATCGCCCTTGCGATCTCGAAAAAGGGTTGGATCGAACTTGTCTCCACTTCCTTTAGTGAAAATCAGGTTCTGCCCCCAGCGCACCCGCTTGACCGCTGCGAGCACCCGCACGCCGACGGCTAGGTCTGCGGTAGCCACCAGATACTCATCCTTGTCCAAGCCCAAGATAGCCCCCACAATCCCCCGCACCGCAGTGGGTGGGGGAAAGGAGTAGGTCAGCGGCGAGGAGGTGGTGAAGAAGCGGCGAAAGTGACCGTAATCGCCCCAGAGGTCAAAGACAACTACTTTCATGTTTCATCACTCCACGGGAAGGGTTCTACCGGAATTTCGGCGAACACGGCCTCCACAGCCGGCGCCACGCGCACCCGGTCACTTACCAGCACCCGTACTTTCTCAATCTTGTCCTTGTACTTGGCCACCTTCTCGGCCAGTCCGCTCAAGTCCAGCACACCTTCGCTGATATCGCGGATGGCTTCATCAGCCTTTTCACTGCGGAAGGCTACTAATTTATTCAATTCGCCTATATGCGTCAGAGCGTCGGGCTTGTAGACGATATCCACCAGCAACCGCGGCTCATGGCCAAACTTGGAGCGGGTAATGACATCAGTCCCGGCCTTATGCCCTACCCACAGCGCTTTGAACATGGCGTCAAGGTCATCCTCGGTGAGGTGTGTCGCCTCGGCGGCTTTTTCATTGGCCACACCGTAGAAAGCGAGAAGGGAATAAGGTACCACATAGACCTCGGTGAAAGTGCCCTGACGCTTGTCCGCGGCTGAGGGCATAATACTGGTCCCCTTGATAAGTTCCACCTTCACCCGGTGCAGAGAGGTCC from Ardenticatena maritima harbors:
- the cas7b gene encoding type I-B CRISPR-associated protein Cas7/Csh2, with product MNTLQNRHEILFLYDVSWANPNGDPMDENKPRVDEETGINIVTDVRLKRTVRDTLMELGHEVFLREERTEDGNRKTKEDIMAYYDNDPKKVLERCVDIRLFGGTFAIKGDDQNAFSLTGPVQFKFGTSLHRVKVELIKGTSIMPSAADKRQGTFTEVYVVPYSLLAFYGVANEKAAEATHLTEDDLDAMFKALWVGHKAGTDVITRSKFGHEPRLLVDIVYKPDALTHIGELNKLVAFRSEKADEAIRDISEGVLDLSGLAEKVAKYKDKIEKVRVLVSDRVRVAPAVEAVFAEIPVEPFPWSDET
- the cas5b gene encoding type I-B CRISPR-associated protein Cas5b, whose product is MKVVVFDLWGDYGHFRRFFTTSSPLTYSFPPPTAVRGIVGAILGLDKDEYLVATADLAVGVRVLAAVKRVRWGQNLIFTKGSGDKFDPTLFRDRKGDQNKTLRTQVKYEYLKAPRFRLYVGGDAVLLDELAALLQEHRTHYTVSLGLSELLADFAYVGTYTARQLPPGTYDLSTVFPAEVLDAEHGLQEALHPGIKLAKERVAIYLAPDRTPLLYQDVVLDMGGRPVRVTVKEPVYQLDSEEVVYLWPPASTRIPASR
- a CDS encoding CRISPR-associated helicase/endonuclease Cas3; protein product: MASGLYSHPGIPLEDHSNRVLALARALLNEAAPAWWQDARRRSLLEMAVALHDFGKATMFFQEALQGERRKDAFTRHARLSALFFLHRATAWLGEEAEGHWLPLLFAYLAVLRHHTSLKNVADELHPPDEAEREVLEAQIQAIPADKTNAYLAALDLPEEIQAVLTFSPEAFQSWLGDEASTLFRTWRRRWRGWKRETQDAEGYWAFLTGFSALLDADKLEAGAKGYLPSRGDVPSDAVDCYKARVFGPPSVEGLNAMREQAYREVLAGLRSPDHHLYTITLPTGMGKTLTGMATALKLRDLVREKTGQAPRIIYALPFLSIIDQNADILEQVLAVALGLTEGEAPSASSPDPCDPEDRGKGLVENRLLIKHHHLADVQYRVQNKDADKIEEAVRELDYAASRLLTEGWHSEIVVTTFVQLFNTLLAWRNAAARRVNKLHHAILLLDEVQALPAVYWPLVRNLLTEAAERLGAYVILMTATQPYLLEDAHELVPNPHAYFSVLDRLDVHIHLERRTLEDFVADFVPERGKSYLFMVNSIAAAQELHSLLEDALDEDVAFLSTGVTPKERLERIRALKAGRYRFAVSTQLLEAGVDVDFDVIYRDLAPLDSLVQAAGRCNRNLRAGRRGQFHIVHWIDDKDCSYAHRIYDPVLLARTQTHLEGHTHLREPEFLDLLRDYFLDVWETGIPWDVADALWEAVCTLRFDGEKDKACVLKAKEAPGAYLSQFCLIEQQPYKWDVFVQVDERAVAVWNEAKAILRALRRDHDVWKARERFARIKPCFYQYVVSVALKPETAPHWDDDLRIYVVQQDVRDVYYDSVTGFKREQEAGGVFL